A single Ornithodoros turicata isolate Travis unplaced genomic scaffold, ASM3712646v1 Chromosome41, whole genome shotgun sequence DNA region contains:
- the LOC135374047 gene encoding uncharacterized protein LOC135374047: MAASDANPNHKEGQSKSSSVVSATGSGENVDQSDVVTVRELLGVIMEKDRLLSDLLRRLSTSTPIGPEATQDVTTFQVMPDLSKNFVNFEATEGAASAKEWLENLRRTSTLHKWPASFLLETAKCRLTGTAKDWLRAHNAEITSWKDFEDRFRRTLVSQHEQRNDGGVCRNASSREVKALRPTFNLRQLSTMLLGKTHDDEDDLLHDIQEFERIDRERQERFGSTRDKKTVVNALRATDTATTTIRKAIDERDNKDRRPPVSNEKGERKSYNCNQYGHMARDCPQTKRPMKCLRCNGTDHTQRHCKEGVMTERTEANTVSQPTDETKHAGVLLKEVILNEEFPLIGLVDTGSSGCLLRASAAARCGTELIRESPPLYGFGNSSEPVTKSIGRCKANIEIDGVVARDIPILVVPDEAQTVDLLIGRTFTELPYLTYARVGGCLRFWHQNDCPFAHLEPFDVQQKLQMRAKEESNLQKDRVNWITLTTEQRLTGPVVYRHCGQDVLVDMTLGEVTLPMCAAGDHDAIIKKGQPLGRAEQIEVFKVDAMDQQEVTTVRQPILMTEVNVGPTVTELQHTELVETLNMFRECFAMTPSELGCTSVMKMNIVEVPGSTPVSVRPYRTNAEGRETIRKIVSEWKNLGLVTETDSDYASPVLVVDKKNGEKRLVVDYRRLNAQTVKEKYPLPNIDDQFEGLAGAMLYTVLDLAHGYLQVPLTESAKRKTAFITPDETGQFEGMMFGLTNAPSVFQRLMNKVLGPLRGQVVMCYLDDVLIPAQDWSDMIRRLRQVLHAFRGANLTLRLSKCVFAKDSVEYLCFRLTSGQMQPGEAKYAMIAEPLTRLTRKDTDFDWGAEQESCFQYLKESLTTKPVLQLFDPKSETELHTDASSKGLAGMLLQQKGNKWHLVYCVSKKTTETESNYHSTRLELMAIVWCVDRLRSLLLGIHFTVVTDCQALVYLNAQRAQKPQIARWYDLIQEFDFSIKHRPGSQMLHVDSLSRGPVDEPVDTMDSP; the protein is encoded by the exons ATGGCGGCAAGTGACGCTAACCCTAATCACAAAGAAGGACAAAGCAAGTCGTCGAGTGTGGTTAGTGCGACAGGTTCCGGCGAAAACGTCGATCAGAGCGACGTCGTCACCGTGCGTGAACTTTTGGGTGTGATTATGGAAAAGGACCGGCTACTGTCAGACCTGCTGCGACGATTGTCAACATCGACGCCAATAGGACCAGAAGCAACGCAAGATGTGACAACATTTCAGGTCATGCCCGATCTAAGCAAGAACTTTGTGAATTTCGAAGCCACCGAAGGCGCGGCATCGGCCAAGGAGTGGTTGGAGAATTTGCGGAGAACGTCAACACTCCATAAGTGGCCCGCGAGTTTTCTTCTTGAGACCGCGAAGTGTCGTCTCACGGGAACAGCAAAAGATTGGCTGCGGGCACATAACGCTGAAATTACGTCATGGAAAGACTTCGAAGACCGTTTTCGACGCACTCTCGTTAGCCAACACGAGCAGCGGAACGATGGAGGCGTATGCAGGAACGCGTCCAGCAGAGAAGTGAAAGCACTGCGGCCTACTTTCAATCTAAG ACAACTTAGCACTATGCTATTAGGAAAAACGCACGACGACGAAGACGACCTCCTGCATGATATTCAGGAATTTGAAAGAATCGACCGAGAAAGACAAGAGCGTTTTGGTTCAACGCGTGACAAAAAGACTGTGGTAAATGCATTACGTGCTACAGATACGGCTACGACAACTATAAGGAAGGCCATCGATGAACGTGACAACAAGGACAGACGACCTCCAGTCTCCAACGAAAAAGGTGAGCGTAAATCTTACAACTGTAACCAGTACGGACACATGGCACGTGACTGCCCCCAAACGAAACGTCCAATGAAGTGCCTGCGCTGTAATGGAACTGACCACACCCAACGTCACTGCAAGGAGGGAGTGATGACCGAGCGTACTGAGGCAAACACTGTGAGTCAACCAACGGATGAGACGAAGCACGCTGGTGTTTTGCTAAAGGAGGTGATACTAAATGAAGAGTTCCCCCTCATCGGACTTGTTGACACAGGTAGCTCTGGCTGCCTCCTTCGCGCGTCTGCGGCAGCACGATGTGGTACAGAACTCATTCGGGAGTCACCGCCTCTGTATGGGTTTGGAAACAGCAGCGAGCCTGTGACTAAGAGCATAGGAAGGTGCAAGGCTAATATAGAGATAGACGGTGTTGTTGCAAGGGATATTCCCATTCTCGTGGTCCCAGACGAGGCCCAGACTGTGGACTTGCTAATCGGACGAACCTTTACTGAGTTACCCTACCTAACGTATGCAAGGGTAGGAGGCTGTCTTCGGTTTTGGCATCAGAATGATTGCCCATTTGCCCATTTGGAACCGTTTGACGTTCAGCAGAAGCTACAAATGAGGGCAAAGGAAGAATCCAACCTACAGAAAGATAGAGTCAACTGGATTACGCTTACAACAGAGCAACGGCTTACTGGTCCCGTCGTCTACAGACACTGTGGACAGGATGTCCTGGTTGACATGACACTTGGTGAAGTAACGTTGCCCATGTGCGCAGCGGGTGATCATGACGCAATCATCAAGAAAGGACAACCCCTTGGACGCGCTGAACAGATTGAAGTCTTCAAGGTGGACGCCATGGATCAACAGGAAGTCACTACCGTGCGACAACCTATCCTGATGACTGAGGTCAATGTGGGACCTACAGTCACAGAGCTACAACATACCGAATTGGTGGAAACATTGAACATGTTCCGGGAATGCTTCGCAATGACGCCAAGCGAGTTGGGGTGTACGTCCGTGATGAAAATGAACATCGTCGAAGTTCCGGGGAGTACTCCAGTTTCTGTGCGACCCTATCGGACGAATGCTGAAGGACGAGAAACAATACGCAAGATCGTCAGTGAGTGGAAGAACCTTGGATTGGTAACCGAAACAGATTCCGACTATGCCAGCCCTGTGTTGGTAGTGGATAAAAAGAATGGGGAGAAACGACTTGTAGTCGACTATAGAAGACTGAATGCCCAAACAGTAAAGGAAAAGTATCCTTTACCAAACATAGATGACCAGTTTGAAGGACTCGCAGGGGCAATGCTCTATACGGTCCTGGATCTTGCTCATGGTTACCTGCAAGTGCCATTAACGGAAAGTGCAAAGCGTAAGACTGCATTCATTACACCCGATGAAACAGGGCAGTTCGAGGGGATGATGTTCGGCCTCACCAACGCACCAAGCGTCTTCCAACGCCTTATGAATAAGGTCTTAGGGCCCCTAAGAGGACAAGTAGTGATGTGTTATTTAGACGATGTTCTCATCCCAGCACAGGATTGGAGTGACATGATCCGACGATTACGGCAGGTTTTGCACGCTTTTAGAGGTGCAAATTTGACCTTACGCCTGAGCAAGTGTGTTTTTGCCAAAGACAGTGTGGAATACCTTTGTTTCCGTTTGACCAGTGGACAGATGCAGCCTGGGGAAGCTAAG TATGCTATGATTGCTGAACCATTAACGAGGTTGACAAGGAAGGATACGGACTTTGATTGGGGAGCTGAACAAGAGAGTTGCTTCCAATACCTAAAGGAAAGTCTGACGACAAAGCCCGTGCTGCAGCTTTTCGACCCTAAATCGGAGACTGAGCTGCATACCGACGCAAGTTCAAAAGGGCTAGCAGGAATGTTGCTGCAACAAAAGGGGAATAAGTGGCACCTTGTCTATTGCGTGAGCAAGAAGACAACTGAGACAGAGAGCAACTACCACTCAACAAGATTGGAACTCATGGCCATCGTTTGGTGTGTGGACAGATTGAGATCTCTACTGCTGGGCATCCACTTTACCGTAGTTACGGATTGCCAGGCTCTTGTCTATCTTAACGCGCAACGAGCACAGAAGCCCCAGATTGCAAGATGGTATGACCTGATACAGGAGTTTGATTTTTCCATCAAGCATCGACCGGGATCGCAGATGCTACATGTTGATTCTCTCAGCCGAGGCCCTGTAGATGAGCCAGTTGACACAATGGACTCTCCTTGA